The Priestia koreensis genomic interval ATGGTGATTCAGCACGAGTTGGAAAAGGAAGAGGTAGCAGCTATTTATAAGTTGTGTGAAGAAGTTTATGAGCGATATGTACAGCAAAAAAAAGAAGGGCTTGTGAATTATATGCCGCTTCTTACGCATTTTGTTGGAATGTTGAACATAAAGTTACCCCCGCATCAAACCATTCAAGCTCTTTGGGAGCAAGGAATATATACTGATTTGATGAAGGAGTTATTTATGCTGTCATCTC includes:
- a CDS encoding DUF1878 family protein → MEPLEARVRRLEYYIELALDANGVHKKPFFEMVIQHELEKEEVAAIYKLCEEVYERYVQQKKEGLVNYMPLLTHFVGMLNIKLPPHQTIQALWEQGIYTDLMKELFMLSSQVKG